A window from Chitinophaga filiformis encodes these proteins:
- a CDS encoding PQQ-dependent sugar dehydrogenase, translated as MKNLSSVFPRQLLSVALLTLLIFSCKSEEDNLIKKTPAVSAAAAPQVSLRSVISSGLNAPMQFVNAGDGSKRIFIPQKAGTIRVYDSTFNFIGVFGTVSNLSTNGERGLLSMAFHPNYANNGFVYVYYTNTAGNLELARYHVNSGSPNTIDAASKVIVLTIPHPTNSNHNGGELHFGTDGYLYLSTGDGGGAGDVPNNAQNTSVLLGKILRLAVNTSATAPYYTIPPGNPFSNAVYAYGLRNPYRWSFDRATQDMWIGDVGQDSWEEINFRAASATAGANYGWRCYEGNAAYNTAGCNGTTYIFPVHAYATQNPSASITGGVVYRGTAYPSLQGCYLGADFYSGIFYKIVPGGSGGWTVTTQTLSPTGIVDFGETESGEVYVVSHTGNSVYRVTAN; from the coding sequence ATGAAAAATCTATCAAGTGTATTTCCCCGCCAGCTGCTGTCTGTAGCCCTTTTGACACTATTAATATTCAGCTGTAAATCGGAGGAAGATAACCTAATAAAAAAGACACCGGCTGTAAGCGCGGCCGCAGCGCCACAGGTATCATTACGCTCGGTAATTAGTTCCGGTTTAAATGCGCCTATGCAGTTCGTGAACGCCGGAGACGGTAGTAAACGCATTTTTATACCGCAGAAAGCCGGGACTATAAGAGTGTATGATTCCACATTTAATTTCATTGGTGTATTTGGCACCGTATCAAACCTCAGCACCAATGGTGAGAGGGGGCTGCTTAGCATGGCCTTCCACCCCAACTATGCGAACAATGGATTTGTCTATGTTTATTATACCAATACCGCTGGCAATCTTGAGCTTGCCAGGTATCATGTCAACAGCGGCAGTCCTAATACAATAGATGCTGCATCAAAAGTCATCGTGTTAACCATTCCGCATCCTACCAATTCAAACCATAATGGTGGCGAACTTCATTTTGGTACAGATGGATATCTGTATCTGTCTACCGGCGATGGCGGTGGTGCCGGTGATGTTCCGAACAACGCACAGAACACTTCAGTGCTGCTGGGTAAGATATTGCGCCTGGCAGTTAACACTTCTGCTACTGCGCCATATTACACAATTCCTCCGGGCAATCCATTCTCCAACGCGGTATATGCTTATGGCTTACGTAACCCTTACCGCTGGAGCTTTGACAGAGCCACTCAGGATATGTGGATAGGTGATGTAGGACAGGATTCCTGGGAAGAAATTAACTTCCGCGCTGCATCTGCCACAGCTGGCGCCAATTATGGATGGCGTTGTTATGAAGGCAATGCCGCATATAACACCGCCGGATGTAATGGAACAACCTATATCTTCCCCGTGCATGCTTATGCAACACAGAACCCTTCAGCAAGTATAACAGGCGGCGTAGTGTACAGAGGAACGGCCTATCCTTCTTTACAGGGCTGTTACCTGGGTGCCGATTTCTATTCCGGTATTTTTTATAAGATTGTACCTGGCGGTTCCGGCGGATGGACAGTTACTACTCAAACACTTTCTCCAACAGGGATTGTTGACTTCGGGGAAACTGAAAGCGGAGAAGTGTATGTTGTATCGCACACAGGGAACAGTGTATACCGTGTTACGGCGAACTAA
- a CDS encoding TetR/AcrR family transcriptional regulator, whose amino-acid sequence MPKAKEQFEEMRQEAVRKIKTAGLELFARKGLAGTNIKEIAEKAQISLGLMYHYYSSKDELYLALANEAMDMSIALLSALKKQRTGAREKVEGFIHGFLTGVQKHPEICYFIIIGQQFETKDDSQNDDLNTRKLKSLELLAAIIKAGQREGIFVKGDPLQLAVMLVAATQGLAAFKMTFGSRFTMPQTEILLNMLII is encoded by the coding sequence ATGCCTAAAGCTAAAGAGCAGTTTGAGGAAATGCGTCAGGAAGCCGTCCGGAAAATAAAAACAGCCGGACTGGAATTATTTGCAAGAAAGGGACTGGCAGGAACGAATATCAAAGAAATAGCGGAAAAAGCGCAGATCAGCCTGGGATTGATGTACCATTACTATTCGTCCAAAGACGAGTTATACCTGGCTTTGGCCAATGAGGCAATGGATATGTCCATTGCCTTATTAAGCGCCTTGAAAAAACAACGAACAGGCGCCAGGGAAAAAGTTGAAGGCTTCATCCATGGTTTTCTGACGGGTGTCCAGAAACATCCAGAGATATGCTACTTCATCATTATCGGCCAACAGTTTGAGACAAAAGACGATTCACAAAATGACGATCTAAATACGCGTAAGTTGAAATCGCTGGAACTGCTGGCCGCCATTATCAAAGCAGGGCAACGGGAGGGTATCTTTGTAAAGGGCGATCCTTTACAGCTTGCTGTCATGCTGGTAGCTGCTACACAAGGCCTGGCTGCATTTAAAATGACTTTTGGAAGCAGGTTTACAATGCCGCAGACAGAGATATTACTGAATATGCTGATAATATAA
- a CDS encoding helix-turn-helix domain-containing protein: MQPHRVKTITEFLQLRALPKTLHPLISVIDIGSLTEIPKGPKLLIPDFYMIALKKGFCGQIKVKYGQQDFDFDEGVLSFMAPGQRIGFELEGPIPGHPSGWMLLVHPDFLWNTSLAKKIRQYEFFDYAVNEALFLSEKEEITINQIIANIEQEYRTNIDQFSHNIIIGHLECLFNYSERFYQRQFLTRRMTNHQLLGQLEDVLQTYFDKGSGLPTVTYVAEALHVSPDYLSSMLKTLTGLNTQQHIHQKLIGKAKEQLSTTTLSVSEIAYQLGFEHPQSFSKLFKIKTNLSPVEFRRSFQEGS, encoded by the coding sequence ATGCAACCGCACAGGGTAAAGACGATCACTGAATTTCTGCAGCTGAGGGCGCTGCCTAAAACCCTGCATCCTTTAATCAGCGTGATCGACATTGGCAGTCTTACAGAGATCCCTAAAGGTCCTAAATTGCTGATACCGGATTTCTACATGATCGCATTGAAGAAGGGCTTTTGCGGACAGATTAAAGTGAAGTACGGGCAGCAGGATTTTGATTTTGATGAAGGAGTGCTGTCGTTTATGGCGCCCGGTCAGCGGATAGGCTTTGAACTGGAAGGACCGATACCGGGCCATCCTTCCGGATGGATGTTGCTCGTACATCCGGATTTTTTGTGGAATACATCACTGGCGAAGAAGATCCGGCAATATGAGTTTTTCGACTACGCTGTGAATGAGGCGTTATTCCTGTCGGAGAAAGAGGAGATAACGATCAACCAGATCATTGCCAATATTGAACAGGAGTATCGCACGAATATCGACCAGTTCAGTCATAATATCATCATCGGACACCTGGAGTGCTTATTCAATTATTCAGAACGATTTTATCAACGGCAGTTTCTGACCAGGCGAATGACTAATCATCAGCTCCTAGGACAATTGGAGGATGTGCTGCAAACTTATTTTGACAAAGGATCAGGACTGCCAACCGTGACATATGTCGCAGAGGCACTGCATGTCTCACCAGACTATTTAAGCAGTATGCTGAAGACGCTGACCGGATTGAATACACAGCAGCATATCCATCAGAAATTGATCGGAAAGGCGAAGGAACAATTGTCGACCACCACCCTATCCGTCAGTGAAATTGCGTATCAGCTCGGGTTTGAGCATCCACAGTCATTCAGCAAGTTATTCAAGATAAAAACGAATCTATCACCGGTGGAATTCAGAAGATCATTTCAGGAAGGCAGCTAA
- a CDS encoding aldo/keto reductase, which produces MKTNNNIQMPALGFGTLIPDAATTISATKDALQAGFRHFDCAERYRNETEVGLALREGLAAGPVCCVENALKVFAAQTWNWPKSYLAAFLK; this is translated from the coding sequence ATGAAGACAAATAACAACATTCAAATGCCGGCATTAGGGTTTGGTACCCTGATCCCCGATGCCGCTACGACAATAAGCGCTACCAAAGATGCATTGCAAGCAGGATTCCGGCATTTCGACTGTGCGGAGCGATACAGGAATGAGACAGAAGTGGGGCTGGCGTTGCGGGAAGGCCTTGCTGCCGGACCTGTATGCTGTGTAGAAAATGCCCTTAAGGTATTCGCGGCGCAAACCTGGAACTGGCCAAAGTCATATTTAGCTGCCTTCCTGAAATGA
- a CDS encoding glycoside hydrolase family 43 protein, with protein MKRLPRILTGFSLLTLALNSTASFAQTHKPAVAETYQNPVSVEFGDPYVLHVKGGKYYMYGTGGARNGFAAYSSADLVHWKEEGQVYYAANRNGWSDSTAAWDGAYWAPEVYEYKGKFYMFYSAQWKDNPHHEEENFRIGVAVADKPIGPFIDIHKRPVFDPGYPVIDANVLFDKNGKMYLYYSRCCYKHPVESEVATWAKQNGLYNSIEESWVYGVELKPDFSGVIGEPVLLLRPPVKMDDKQAEWESRSVTSKEVNRRWTEGSVAFKKGDTYYMMYSANYFGGKNYAVGYATSKSPLGPFTKAANNPVLQKNVDKGGVVTGTGHNSITYSPDGKEMLCVYHARTSASGDKRVVFIDRMKISKDGMLTVEGPTTAPQAMPGGSR; from the coding sequence ATGAAACGATTACCACGTATCCTGACCGGATTTTCCTTGCTGACTTTGGCCCTCAATAGCACAGCATCATTTGCACAGACCCATAAGCCCGCCGTGGCAGAGACTTACCAGAATCCGGTATCTGTTGAATTTGGCGATCCATACGTACTACATGTCAAGGGAGGGAAGTACTATATGTATGGAACAGGTGGTGCAAGAAATGGCTTTGCAGCTTATTCCTCTGCCGACCTGGTTCACTGGAAAGAAGAGGGGCAAGTATACTATGCTGCCAACAGGAATGGCTGGAGTGACTCCACAGCAGCCTGGGATGGCGCTTACTGGGCGCCGGAGGTGTATGAGTATAAAGGGAAGTTTTATATGTTTTACAGCGCACAATGGAAGGATAACCCGCATCATGAAGAAGAGAATTTTCGTATTGGTGTAGCTGTGGCAGATAAGCCTATCGGGCCATTCATTGATATACATAAACGCCCTGTTTTCGACCCCGGTTATCCTGTCATTGATGCGAACGTGCTTTTTGATAAAAATGGCAAAATGTACCTGTACTACTCCCGTTGTTGCTATAAGCATCCGGTGGAGAGTGAGGTAGCTACCTGGGCTAAACAAAATGGGCTGTATAATTCCATTGAGGAAAGCTGGGTATACGGCGTTGAGCTTAAGCCGGATTTTAGTGGAGTGATCGGTGAACCGGTGCTTTTATTACGCCCTCCGGTTAAAATGGACGATAAACAGGCTGAATGGGAAAGCCGCTCGGTTACTTCAAAAGAAGTCAACCGCCGGTGGACAGAAGGTTCCGTAGCCTTCAAAAAAGGCGATACCTACTACATGATGTATTCTGCCAATTATTTCGGTGGAAAGAATTATGCGGTGGGATATGCTACTTCCAAAAGTCCGCTGGGACCATTTACCAAAGCAGCCAACAATCCTGTTCTGCAGAAGAACGTCGACAAAGGCGGAGTGGTAACAGGTACAGGGCATAATAGTATTACCTATTCTCCCGACGGGAAAGAGATGTTATGCGTGTATCATGCCCGCACATCGGCTTCCGGCGATAAGCGTGTTGTCTTTATTGACCGGATGAAGATCTCAAAGGATGGTATGCTTACAGTAGAGGGACCTACGACGGCGCCACAGGCGATGCCTGGAGGAAGTAGATAG
- a CDS encoding DUF2200 domain-containing protein has product MSNTSTHDERIAKMTFASVYPMYLAKVEKKGRTREELDRVITWLTGFDNKKLQELIEAKATFETFFQEASLHPNASLITGVICGYRVEDIENPLTRQVRYLDKLVDELAKGKKMEKILRA; this is encoded by the coding sequence ATGAGCAATACCAGCACACACGATGAGCGTATCGCAAAAATGACCTTCGCCTCAGTCTACCCTATGTATCTGGCAAAAGTGGAAAAGAAAGGCAGAACAAGGGAAGAATTGGACCGGGTGATCACATGGCTGACAGGCTTCGATAATAAAAAGCTGCAGGAACTGATCGAAGCAAAAGCTACTTTTGAAACCTTCTTCCAGGAGGCGTCATTGCACCCTAATGCAAGTCTCATTACCGGCGTAATTTGCGGGTATCGCGTGGAAGACATTGAGAATCCGCTAACCCGGCAGGTCCGGTATCTGGACAAGCTGGTTGATGAGCTGGCAAAAGGTAAAAAAATGGAAAAGATATTACGGGCCTGA
- a CDS encoding SDR family oxidoreductase — protein MKIVVTGSLGNISRPLSTALVKKGHSVTVISSNPDKRKEIEQSGAKAYIGSLTDAQFVAEAFTGADAVYCMVPFDFSVADQDAHMQQVTANYVTAIQHAGIRKVVFLSGWAAEVAGHDMTEVYRQLPGVNVSELRPAIFYTNFYQMMDMMRGKGMMGLAMGLRAYGIRALFGRRGLLLGNYGDNDRIVLVAPEDIAAAALEELETPVTGIKIRYVASEELTCNEVAAILGGAIGKPWMKWIRISDKQMLQGYKMAGLPEQLAASLVKMQAAVHDGSILARYERQRPVLGKVKLKDFAREFAKRYI, from the coding sequence ATGAAAATAGTAGTTACAGGTTCCCTGGGGAACATCAGCAGGCCGCTTAGTACGGCGTTAGTAAAGAAAGGCCATTCCGTAACAGTGATCAGCAGCAATCCTGACAAGCGAAAAGAGATCGAGCAATCAGGTGCAAAGGCCTATATCGGCTCACTGACAGACGCGCAGTTTGTCGCAGAAGCCTTTACGGGTGCAGATGCCGTTTATTGTATGGTGCCCTTTGATTTTTCTGTGGCAGACCAGGACGCGCACATGCAACAGGTCACGGCAAATTATGTAACCGCCATTCAACATGCGGGTATCAGGAAAGTAGTGTTTCTAAGCGGATGGGCAGCGGAAGTGGCCGGGCATGATATGACGGAAGTATACAGACAATTGCCGGGCGTGAATGTATCAGAATTGCGTCCCGCCATATTTTATACCAACTTCTATCAGATGATGGATATGATGCGTGGTAAAGGCATGATGGGACTGGCGATGGGATTGCGCGCCTATGGCATCAGGGCGTTATTTGGAAGAAGAGGCCTGCTGCTGGGGAATTATGGCGACAATGACAGGATCGTGCTGGTGGCTCCCGAAGATATCGCGGCGGCGGCTCTGGAAGAGTTGGAGACGCCGGTTACAGGCATAAAGATAAGATATGTGGCAAGTGAGGAACTGACCTGCAACGAAGTAGCCGCAATATTGGGGGGCGCTATTGGTAAGCCCTGGATGAAATGGATCAGGATCTCAGATAAACAAATGTTGCAGGGTTATAAGATGGCGGGATTGCCGGAGCAACTGGCAGCCAGCCTGGTAAAAATGCAGGCAGCCGTTCATGACGGGAGCATACTCGCCCGGTATGAACGTCAAAGGCCGGTACTGGGCAAGGTGAAGCTAAAGGATTTTGCCAGGGAATTTGCAAAGAGGTATATTTAA
- a CDS encoding reprolysin-like metallopeptidase, with product MSKVLLLATALLFSTMSFAQNYWQPHAAGARIVTDKAIARLAFPAEFKLYDLNLAPLRNEVFKTVSNASAHSTIISLPNADGQIEQFEITEASNFEPALQAKFPEIRAFSGRGITDKTATLKLSISPQGIQTMVFRTGKENEFIEPYSADHTVYTVFKKQPKTLPWKCSTPEQKLAANIGNQLPNPAGRSTGDAKTLRLAQSVTAEYSNYFGATSSSQVSLVLAAVNATLTRCNGVYEKDLAIHLNLIAATTNVFYYNPSTDPYSAASTGAGGAWNSELQNTLNSVIGAANYDIGHLFGASGGGGNAGCIGCICTDNSKGSGFTSPADNIPQGDNFDIDYVVHEVGHQLGANHTFSMSNEGTGVNVEPGSGITIMGYAGITSQDLAPHSIDIYHAASIAQIQSNLSSKTCPVTTSISANNATPVVNAGANYTIPISTPFALTGSATDANAGDVLTYCWEQNDNASSSQTGSSSVASATKASGPNWISFAPSTSPTRYFPKLATILAGGLVSGPLSGGDAGANTEALSSVARTLHFRLTVRDNAPYSSTAPVTIGQTNFADMTVTVTNSSGPFSVTAPNTAVSWAGNSSQTITWNVASTTASPVSCANVKISISTDGGNTFSTLVASTPNDGSEAVTIPNTPTTTARIKIEAVGNIFFDISNTNFTITSGSSCASPAGLAASAVTNTSATIGWTAVSGAASYDVDYKASSSSTWINAATATTAVSAGLTGLTEGTTYDYRVRTNCSSGSSAYSTAQFTTTGGTCNAPAGLTSSAVTSTGATVAWTAVSGAVSYDVDYKPNSSSTWTNAASGITSTSVNLSGLTSATLYDWRVRTNCSGGNSTYATAQFTTLTVSGCANTLDNSTNGTTSGAATIPFNTDVTGLISPSGDIDNYKFVISSRGTITITLGTLPADYDLKLLNSSGSQLNISQAGGTSSESISRTLNPGTYYAQVYGYSGANSATSCYTLRVQLGTASRESDVNTGDVAKVLVFPNPVNNVVNVNLTGFKGKSEVSIFDVNGRVVLRREMNPVNTQLDVSALPAGVYMVRIKNGAKDVSMTKIIKQ from the coding sequence ATGAGCAAAGTTCTACTTCTTGCAACAGCATTGTTGTTTAGTACAATGTCGTTTGCACAGAATTACTGGCAGCCACACGCAGCCGGCGCCAGGATCGTTACCGACAAAGCCATAGCCCGACTTGCATTTCCGGCTGAATTCAAATTATATGATCTGAATTTAGCGCCTCTAAGGAATGAAGTATTTAAAACGGTAAGCAATGCTTCCGCACATTCCACCATCATCTCTCTGCCTAACGCAGACGGACAAATTGAACAATTTGAAATTACAGAAGCTTCTAACTTCGAACCCGCATTACAGGCTAAATTCCCGGAAATAAGGGCATTTTCAGGAAGGGGTATTACAGACAAAACAGCTACATTAAAGCTGAGCATCTCTCCGCAGGGCATACAAACAATGGTCTTCCGTACAGGAAAGGAAAATGAGTTCATTGAACCTTATTCTGCCGACCATACTGTTTACACTGTCTTCAAAAAACAACCGAAAACCCTGCCATGGAAGTGTTCCACGCCTGAGCAAAAACTGGCAGCTAACATAGGCAATCAGCTGCCCAATCCTGCCGGCAGGTCAACCGGCGATGCCAAAACATTACGCCTGGCTCAATCAGTTACTGCTGAATACTCAAATTATTTCGGCGCCACCAGCTCCTCACAGGTGTCGTTGGTACTGGCGGCTGTCAATGCCACGCTTACCCGGTGCAATGGCGTTTATGAAAAAGACCTTGCGATCCACCTTAACCTGATCGCAGCTACTACCAATGTGTTCTATTACAATCCTTCCACAGATCCTTACTCCGCAGCCAGCACAGGTGCTGGTGGAGCATGGAACAGTGAGCTGCAAAACACATTGAACTCCGTGATCGGCGCTGCGAATTACGATATCGGCCACCTGTTCGGTGCATCCGGTGGCGGCGGCAACGCCGGTTGTATCGGTTGTATCTGTACCGACAATTCAAAAGGAAGTGGTTTTACTTCCCCTGCCGATAATATCCCACAGGGCGATAATTTCGATATCGACTATGTAGTACACGAAGTAGGACACCAGTTAGGCGCCAACCATACCTTCTCCATGAGCAATGAAGGCACAGGTGTGAACGTGGAACCCGGTTCAGGTATAACTATCATGGGATATGCCGGTATTACCAGCCAGGACCTTGCTCCCCATTCTATTGACATCTATCATGCTGCTTCTATTGCACAGATACAGTCAAACCTTTCCAGTAAAACCTGTCCGGTAACTACCAGTATATCTGCCAACAACGCAACACCCGTTGTAAATGCCGGCGCTAACTACACTATTCCCATCAGCACGCCGTTTGCACTTACCGGTTCAGCTACCGATGCTAATGCCGGCGATGTACTGACTTACTGCTGGGAACAAAATGACAACGCGTCCTCCTCTCAAACAGGCAGCAGCAGCGTGGCCAGCGCTACCAAAGCATCTGGCCCCAACTGGATCTCATTTGCCCCCAGCACTTCGCCAACAAGATACTTCCCCAAGCTGGCCACTATTCTGGCTGGTGGTTTAGTATCCGGTCCATTGTCAGGTGGCGATGCAGGAGCCAATACAGAAGCACTGAGCTCTGTTGCAAGAACTTTGCATTTTCGATTAACGGTAAGGGACAATGCTCCATATAGCTCCACGGCGCCAGTTACTATCGGGCAGACCAACTTTGCCGACATGACTGTAACCGTTACCAATTCATCAGGTCCATTCTCGGTAACGGCGCCAAATACCGCAGTGTCCTGGGCCGGCAATTCATCACAAACAATTACCTGGAATGTCGCCAGTACAACCGCATCTCCTGTTAGTTGCGCCAATGTAAAGATTTCCATCTCCACAGACGGAGGTAATACATTCAGCACATTAGTAGCCAGCACGCCTAATGATGGTAGTGAGGCGGTAACTATTCCTAATACGCCCACTACAACGGCAAGAATAAAAATAGAAGCTGTAGGAAATATTTTCTTTGATATTTCCAATACCAACTTTACTATCACATCAGGCTCTTCCTGCGCATCTCCGGCAGGATTGGCTGCATCCGCTGTTACCAATACATCGGCAACCATAGGCTGGACGGCTGTAAGCGGTGCTGCCTCATATGATGTGGATTATAAAGCCAGTTCGTCTTCTACATGGATCAATGCGGCAACAGCAACAACAGCTGTTTCTGCAGGCTTAACCGGCCTTACAGAAGGCACTACCTACGATTACCGCGTAAGAACTAATTGCTCCAGCGGTAGCAGTGCTTATTCAACAGCACAATTCACCACCACAGGAGGCACCTGTAACGCACCCGCCGGTTTGACCAGTTCAGCTGTAACAAGTACGGGAGCTACTGTTGCCTGGACGGCTGTAAGCGGTGCTGTAAGCTATGATGTAGATTACAAGCCTAATTCATCTTCCACATGGACCAATGCTGCAAGCGGCATTACATCCACATCTGTTAATTTAAGCGGATTAACATCAGCTACATTATATGACTGGAGAGTGAGAACAAATTGTTCCGGCGGCAACAGCACATATGCTACTGCACAGTTCACCACCTTAACAGTAAGTGGTTGTGCAAATACACTGGATAATTCAACCAATGGAACGACCAGCGGTGCTGCGACCATTCCATTCAATACGGATGTAACTGGCCTCATCAGCCCAAGCGGCGATATTGACAATTATAAATTTGTGATCAGTAGCCGCGGTACCATTACCATTACATTGGGTACCTTACCTGCCGATTACGACCTGAAACTGCTGAACAGCTCCGGCTCACAGCTCAATATTTCACAGGCAGGCGGCACCAGCAGCGAAAGCATCAGCAGAACCCTCAATCCGGGTACCTACTATGCACAGGTATATGGTTACAGCGGAGCTAACAGCGCTACGTCCTGCTATACATTGCGGGTACAATTAGGTACTGCCAGCCGTGAGTCTGACGTTAATACAGGCGATGTGGCGAAAGTGCTGGTATTCCCGAACCCTGTGAATAATGTGGTGAATGTTAACCTTACAGGTTTCAAAGGAAAATCAGAGGTAAGTATCTTTGATGTGAATGGCCGCGTGGTATTGCGTCGTGAAATGAATCCGGTTAACACGCAACTCGACGTCTCTGCATTGCCTGCAGGTGTTTATATGGTAAGGATTAAGAACGGAGCTAAAGACGTAAGCATGACGAAGATCATTAAACAATAA
- a CDS encoding CPBP family intramembrane glutamic endopeptidase, which produces MARSPKQYSGTVQLVLLVSLYIGSLLLLGLASFAVSALFTGSALTDLQQADLSDPKIILAWKVITFLDPVFLYLLPAFLFARIVAPGQTDWLDLNKPVRLKPAIFVIIILLLANPMSGLLYDWNYTWGMAQSSIQRTESMIDVGNAIMKMPNFGYLLLNLLLFALIPAIARECFFRGILQQVLVRMMPKAPWFAIIIASVIFSACFFQWQWFASMILIGIILGVIYYLTENLWLSILADFISSSENWFQSYFYQRQWSNEDPYHPSATPWYTALICLLLTVGLLWYFRKSIPKPVVKMAFQEDIESIGK; this is translated from the coding sequence ATGGCCAGATCGCCTAAACAATATTCCGGCACCGTGCAGCTGGTGCTGCTAGTCAGCCTTTATATCGGTTCCCTCTTACTGCTTGGACTCGCATCCTTTGCTGTATCTGCCCTTTTTACCGGTTCGGCCTTAACCGACCTTCAGCAGGCAGACCTCTCTGATCCAAAAATAATTCTTGCCTGGAAAGTAATAACATTCCTGGACCCTGTTTTTTTATACTTATTACCAGCGTTCCTCTTTGCCAGAATAGTAGCGCCCGGACAAACAGACTGGCTGGACCTAAATAAACCCGTCCGGTTAAAACCAGCCATATTCGTCATCATTATTCTCCTTTTAGCGAACCCGATGTCAGGCCTTTTATATGATTGGAATTACACATGGGGTATGGCACAATCATCCATACAAAGAACGGAGAGTATGATTGATGTTGGAAATGCAATAATGAAAATGCCCAATTTCGGCTATTTATTGCTTAACCTCTTATTGTTTGCATTGATACCCGCCATAGCGAGAGAATGTTTCTTCCGGGGCATACTGCAACAAGTGCTTGTGCGTATGATGCCCAAAGCTCCCTGGTTCGCCATTATTATCGCTTCTGTTATTTTCAGCGCGTGCTTCTTCCAATGGCAATGGTTCGCATCTATGATCCTCATTGGCATCATACTGGGCGTCATTTACTATCTGACAGAAAATCTCTGGCTGTCAATTCTTGCGGATTTCATATCCAGCTCAGAAAACTGGTTTCAATCCTACTTTTACCAGCGCCAATGGTCAAATGAAGACCCTTACCATCCATCAGCAACACCCTGGTATACAGCACTGATATGCCTGCTGCTTACTGTAGGCCTATTATGGTATTTCCGCAAAAGCATACCTAAACCGGTCGTAAAAATGGCTTTCCAGGAAGACATAGAATCAATAGGGAAATAG